The genomic segment TGTTAATGATAATTTTGTTGGGTTCAGAGCAGTGGCGCAATATTTGAAGGAACGTTCACCTTCAACTAAGAGTTCAATAGACGGGTCAGGAAATGTAAGTTTGAATGAGATATTAGAAGGGAAGACAAGGAAGCAATGCGCAAGGATGTTCTTTGAAACTATGGTAAAATGTTAACAGATCTTGCATTTTAATTTCTGTAAGTCTGCAGTAGCCTGTAGCCTTGGATTAATATCTCTCCCTGTATATACATACACTTCTGTGCATCTGCTTATGCATGTGTATTTACATGTGAATGTATCATGATGCATGGATTCATATCTTGTGttattacttttagttctttgtagGTTCTGTACATGGTATATATGTCTATTAGCAAGATTGATGTGGTATTGGATTTATCAGATGCCACTACGTATATAGTTTGTTTACTTACCTGCAGCAGCATATTGGCGGACTTGAGCATTTCCCTCTTGCTTCTTAGAAATTATGTTCTACTTGCAGGTGTTGAAGAGCTATGGGCTTATTGATGTGCAACAGGAAGAAGCTTATGCTGATATTCTAATTTCTCCTACGCCTGCGCTCTCAACAGCCAAATTCTGAACCAATCTCTTTGAGTGTTTTGCCTGGCCTTACCATATAAAGGTAAAAACATTTGCTTATCAGCAGCTTAATAATTAACATCTTTTAATATCAACTATGCCCCATTTCAATCACAGCCTGGCTGATTattgttttattctttgttgGAAATTCGAAAATAAACTTAGCCCAAGCTTTTCCTCGTTGATAACATTTAACATGACATAACAAATTGTGTAATTGGGATTCAAATTTGAGAGAAACTTAGTTAAAGCCTTTTCCCCTTAATAACTGGTCATATTGCAATATGATGCAGTCTTCACCACAGAAATTGTAATTATATCATTAGACGAGTCAGGAGAAAAGCAAGTCCATCCTTATCCCTGTAGCTAAGGATTTTATCTCTGCAAGTACATCGATGGAAATGCAATATTTTGAGGGGGGATTGTTATTGTTTTCACCGTATGTTCGACTGAATCCTGTGTTCAATAACTAAAGTAATGGCTGGTTTGCTTTGATAAGACTGACACCATTGCCTATGAATTGCAGCTTGGATTGTTGCCATCCACCAGCGAATACATTGGTCATAGGTCCAAAGGGTTATTAACTTAATGATGTTGATTTCAGCTATGCTTCTTGTGTATATTACAGCCTGTCTTCAGTGTTTATGGGTAACCATTGTAATTATCATTTAATTATGCTATCTCATCAGCATGTGGAAGTTGGAATGTAATAGTCACCTCAGGTGAAAAAGTTTGGTACTAACTAATTTTGGtgtaaattaaattttgaaatttgtgtTCTGTTGAAATGAATCATAAATGATAAGATTAGGGtctattcttttcttaaaaaaagtaaagaaaaatgAGTAGTTTAAAAAGACACTAAAATGAATAGAGAAAGTAGCCCAAGCCTAAGTAATGTGGGCCTGGCTGCATATAAGCCTCCAAAGCTTAACAGGTTAACATACAAGCTTATAGGATGCATTTAACCAATCCAGACCAAATCCGTTCTTTCAGAGCATCTAGGCATATGGTGAATCCTTGGCATATAGTGAATCCCAAGATTCTTGTATTGAGCTGCAAACTCTTTTCTCTGCGAGCTGCTGAAATGAACCGAACGCAGTCATAATACTTTCTAACGTGCTTGCCAAATTGTTGTGAAGAGCATGGGAAAGAACTAATCTTCACTTCTGAGCTTAGATTCTAAATAAGTGTTCTGTTGAAAGTTTCACAATGGTATCTGATAGACAAAGTTGAAGCCGTTAGGTATCTTCATGAAGTGAGGCCCGTTCGACATCATCGCCTCCTGCTTCAACTGCTTCTGAGACCCCATTTTTCATGAAGACATAAGCAGGAAGAATAACAGAATGTTGATTGCTCTTAGGCACCAGATACAACAAAGCAAGTGGCACCACTCTTAACAAGCTACGGATCAAGATGGCAACCCAGAGATTGCTAAATTCTGATCGAGAAACCTTTAAGACTTGAAGGAGTAAGCCACCACCCCATGACGATGCGAGCATGCCGGCATGATCGATCGACATAAGCAAAGCAAAGAAGGTGCCTTCAATTCCACAGGGACATAGCTTGGAGCTGAGCACAAGGAGAGGCATCCATTTGATGCGCCCAATCATCTGAGAAACACTCTCATCAAACACAGCAAATAGATGGTTCGGCATGCCAAACTTCAAGTTCAGACGTAGCACCAAAACTAAATCCAGCATTCCTGTGAAACTTGAAAGTAATTGGCTCCAAAAGAGCAACCCATGGAAGGAATAATCCTTTAGAAAGTTTTGGTAGAGCAAGACACCAAGCAGTGAACCCACGGAGCCGATGGAATAAATGAAGCTAATGGTTCCCTGCATCAAAAGGTAATGTTACAGGCTTGAGATAGGAATTGTGACTCTAGAGTTTGAAACTTGCCTGAGAGAAGGATGGGCCAGattctgaatctgtgtaccaaTAGAACATTCCTTCTTGGATGTTCAGGTTCAAAGCAAGTGATGTGAACATGTAGACGCATGGCCGCCAAACTTCAGAACATTTTAATGTTGCCCACACGGTGCGATTTGCTTGCAGTAGCTTCTGATAAATCTGATGACAAGAAGTTTGGAATGTGCTGAGTAGCAAAATGAAATCAATGGAGGATCATGAAGGCTAATTATACCGGTCTTACTTGTCTATACGCAAAATTAGGCACATGTAGTTCTTTCAGCACCATTCCGACTGACAGTACCAATGCAGCTGGGATGCTCAACAAGCCAAGAACCCCC from the Phoenix dactylifera cultivar Barhee BC4 chromosome 14, palm_55x_up_171113_PBpolish2nd_filt_p, whole genome shotgun sequence genome contains:
- the LOC103707256 gene encoding probable folate-biopterin transporter 2, with protein sequence MEPLPSSPVSENKETLLREKELPQNSLQVSLSSPVHWFRMLAKEMHWSFVYGIVAVNGISQGLGGAIFRVASDYYWKDVQQAQPSAAQVYQGITSLPWIVKPLWGLLTDILPVAGYKRRPYFILAGLLGAISMLIMWLQNGMCTVLGLLLLTAGSAGVAIADVTIDACVAQNSINHPSLAADMQSLCGFSSSIGGLIGFSISGLLMHAIGSKGVLGLLSIPAALVLSVGMVLKELHVPNFAYRQIYQKLLQANRTVWATLKCSEVWRPCVYMFTSLALNLNIQEGMFYWYTDSESGPSFSQGTISFIYSIGSVGSLLGVLLYQNFLKDYSFHGLLFWSQLLSSFTGMLDLVLVLRLNLKFGMPNHLFAVFDESVSQMIGRIKWMPLLVLSSKLCPCGIEGTFFALLMSIDHAGMLASSWGGGLLLQVLKVSRSEFSNLWVAILIRSLLRVVPLALLYLVPKSNQHSVILPAYVFMKNGVSEAVEAGGDDVERASLHEDT